A single Lactuca sativa cultivar Salinas chromosome 8, Lsat_Salinas_v11, whole genome shotgun sequence DNA region contains:
- the LOC111919788 gene encoding uncharacterized protein LOC111919788, whose product MSNIAKLKFAALEVSGKNYVSWMIDVKMHLESMGISNAIYEFNNCLAQDKVKAQVFLRKNINEMLIFEYLDITYPIILWNLLKERFDHQKEGILPNARDERRTLGFQDFKKVNEYNSTLLRICSQLKYCGQEVSDEDTLEKTYSTFHATNITLMQQYRLQKFTKYSELNACLFVAEQNNELLMKNHESRPTGSVALSEANATNTGGYRNNTRGRGRGRG is encoded by the coding sequence ATGTCCAACATTGCAAAGCTCAAGTTTGCAGCACTTGAAGTGAGTGGGAAAAACTATGTGTCATGGATGATAGATGTAAAAATGCATCTTGAGTCCATGGGAATCTCAAATGCTATATATGAATTTAATAATTGTTTGGCACAAGACAAGGTGAAAGCACAAGTTTTCCTTCGTAAGAATATTAATGAAATGTTGATATTTGAATATCTTGATATTACATATCCAATTATTCTCTGGAATCTCTTGAAAGAAAGATTTGATCATCAAAAGGAAGGTATACTTCCAAATGCTAGAGATGAAAGGAGAACACTGGGGTTTCAAGACTTCAAGAAAGTAAATGAATACAACTCAACTTTGTTAAGAATATGTTCACAACTCAAGTATTGTGGACAAGAAGTTAGCGATGAAGATACGTTGGAGAAAacttactccacatttcatgcaaCAAACATTACCTTGATGCAACAATATCGGTTGCAAAAGTTCACAAAATATTCTGAACTGAATGCATGCCTGTTTGTTGCAGAGCAAAACAATGAGCTCTTGATGAAAAACCATGAATCTCGTCCAACGGGATCAGTAGCACTTTCTGAAGCAAATGCTACAAATACTGGTGGTTATCGAAACAATACACGTGGACGAGGGCGTGGGCGTGGTTGA